In the genome of Streptomyces sp. Q6, the window CTTTCTTTGACCGAGAGCACCCTGTTTGACCTGGGCCATGAGACCCGGAACACAAAAAGGGCACATGCCGCACTTACGACTTCCACTAGCAAAGGGGGTCTTTGCCGGATACCGGGACGGCCTGTTTCTCTGGAGCCGTCGCCGAGCGCCACGGCCCCTCGCCACGGAGCTCGCGGCCCCCCGGCCCCCCGGTCCCCCACGGAAGGTTCCGCCTTGTCCGCCACGCTCCTCCGCCGCATCGCAGGCCCGAAGAAGGCCATCGCCGGCGTCACCCTCGCGGCCGCCACGACCGGCATGATCTTCGCGTCGGCCCCGGCCCAGGCCGCGCCGGCCTCCGCCAAGGCGATCGCCCAGCAGAAGCTCTCGGACTCCGCGCAGTTCTCGTGCTTCGACAACATCGTGTCCCGCGAGAGCGGCTGGGACGCGAACGCCACGAACGCCTCCACCGGTGCGTACGGTCTCGTGCAGGCGCTGCCCGCCAACAAGATGGCGTCCGCCGGTTCGGACTGGAAGACCAACCCGGAGACGCAGATCGAGTGGGGCGTGAACTACATGAACGAGCGCTACGGCAGCGCCTGTGGCGCCTGGGCGCACTGGCAGGCCAACGGCTGGTACTGACCGGCCCCGCCCGGACGCCGGGGCCGCCCCCTCCGACGCCCGAGCCGTTCCAGCCCCACACAGGCGCTACAGCCCCCACAGGCGCCACAACCCCACAGCCGCTACAGCCGCTACAGCCGCTACAGCCGCTGGATGATCGTCCCGGTGGCCAGCGCCCCGCCCGCGCACATCGTGATGAGCGCGAACTCCTTGTCCCTGCGCTCCAGTTCGTGGAGCGCGGTGGTGATGAGCCGGGCCCCCGTCGCGCCCACCGGATGCCCGAGCGCGATCGCGCCGCCGTTCACGTTCACCTTCTCCAGGTCCTGCTCGAAGACCTGCGCCCAGCTCAGCACCACCGACGCGAACGCCTCGTTGATCTCGACGAGGTCGATGTCCTTGAGCGTCATCCCCGCCTTGCCGAGCACGGCCCGCGTCGCGTCGACCGGACCGTCCAGGTGGTAGTGCGGATCGGCGCCGACCAGCGCCTGGGCCACGATCCGGGCGCGCGGCTTCAGCTTGAGGGCGCGGGCCATGCGCTTGGACGCCCACATGATGGCGCAGGCGCCGTCGGATATCTGCGAGGAGTTGCCCGCCGTGTGCACGGCGGTCGGCATGACGGGCTTCAGCCCCGCGAGGCCCTCCATCGTCGTGTCGCGCAGCCCTTCGTCGCGGTCGACGAGCCGCCACATGCCCTGCCCGGCCGCCTGCTCCTCCTCGGTCGTCGGCACCTGCACGGCGAACGTCTCGCGCTTGAACCGCTCCTCGGCCCAGGCGATCGCCGCGCGCTCCTGCGAGATCAGACCGAGCGAGTCGACGTTCTCTCGGGTCAACTCCCGCCTGCGCGCGATGCGTTCGGCGGCCTCGAACTGGTTGGGCAGGTCCACGTTCCACTCGTCGGGGAACGGCTTGCCGGGCCCGTGCTTCGACCCGGACCCGAGCGGCACCCGTGACATCGCCTCGACACCGCAGCTGATCCCCACGTCGATGACGCCCGCCGCGATCATGTTGGCGGTCATGTGCGAGGCCTGCTGGGACGACCCGCACTGACAGTCCACGGTCGTCGCGGCGGTCTCGTACGGCAGGCCCATCGTGAGCCAGGCCGTGCGCGCCGGGTTCATGGACTGTTCGCCCGCGTGCGTGACGGTGCCGCCGACGATCTGCTCGACGCAGTCCGCGTGGATGCCGGTGCGGCCGAGCAGTTCCCGGTACGTCTCGCCCAGCAGGTAGGCGGGATGGAGATTGGCCAGCGCGCCGCCGCGCTTGCCGATCGGGGTACGTACGGCTTCGACGATGACGGGCTCGGCTGCCATGACGGTCGTCCTCTCCACGCTTCCCGGACCAACGACTCCTGCGAACCATGTACACGCGTCACCACGTAACTAGAACGTGTACCAGTTCTCCGTGCAGTCTCGGCGCGCTTACCCCCGGTACGCAAGGGGCGTGCAAGCACCACGCACGGAACCGACACACACGCGCCCCTTGCCAGTTCTAGAACCCGTTACTACCTTTCGAGCCAGAACTGACGGAGCGTCAGAACATCACGGGAGATGCCCATGCCGTGCCCCGCGCTGCCCGACGGGTTCGACTTCACCGACCCCGACCTGCTGCAAGACCG includes:
- a CDS encoding transglycosylase SLT domain-containing protein → MSATLLRRIAGPKKAIAGVTLAAATTGMIFASAPAQAAPASAKAIAQQKLSDSAQFSCFDNIVSRESGWDANATNASTGAYGLVQALPANKMASAGSDWKTNPETQIEWGVNYMNERYGSACGAWAHWQANGWY
- a CDS encoding steroid 3-ketoacyl-CoA thiolase, with amino-acid sequence MAAEPVIVEAVRTPIGKRGGALANLHPAYLLGETYRELLGRTGIHADCVEQIVGGTVTHAGEQSMNPARTAWLTMGLPYETAATTVDCQCGSSQQASHMTANMIAAGVIDVGISCGVEAMSRVPLGSGSKHGPGKPFPDEWNVDLPNQFEAAERIARRRELTRENVDSLGLISQERAAIAWAEERFKRETFAVQVPTTEEEQAAGQGMWRLVDRDEGLRDTTMEGLAGLKPVMPTAVHTAGNSSQISDGACAIMWASKRMARALKLKPRARIVAQALVGADPHYHLDGPVDATRAVLGKAGMTLKDIDLVEINEAFASVVLSWAQVFEQDLEKVNVNGGAIALGHPVGATGARLITTALHELERRDKEFALITMCAGGALATGTIIQRL